One part of the Pecten maximus chromosome 1, xPecMax1.1, whole genome shotgun sequence genome encodes these proteins:
- the LOC117329915 gene encoding uncharacterized protein LOC117329915, translating into MVQLFYYETRGKCCRKVFNYEGYPTKVMLFPYEGWAQPALVSYWLLKTYWWSRSRCKIVEVSGVKKRTTKGKMADKGSGAMTITGKFKDTVCPDFRMTLTTNISNADFQLGYCVTGTLERGDKKRADLQLTHFAMVKRKGY; encoded by the coding sequence ATGGTGCAGCTGTTTTATTACGAGACTCGGGGCAAATGTTGCCGCAAGGTGTTTAACTATGAGGGTTACCCTACCAAAGTCATGTTATTTCCGTACGAGGGATGGGCCCAGCCTGCTCTCGTGTCTTACTGGCTTCTGAAAACCTATTGGTGGAGCCGCTCGCGCTGCAAGATAGTTGAGGTCTCAGGGGTCAAAAAACGCACCACCAAGGGGAAAATGGCGGACAAAGGTAGCGGAGCAATGACCATTACGGGAAAATTCAAAGACACTGTATGTCCTGATTTTAGGATGACGTTGACGACGAATATAAGTAACGCCGACTTCCAACTCGGATACTGCGTCACTGGAACGCTTGAACGAGGTGACAAGAAAAGGGCTGATCTCCAACTTACACATTTTGCTATGGTTAAGAGAAAAGGATATTGA